A region of Streptomyces sp. R44 DNA encodes the following proteins:
- a CDS encoding 1-phosphofructokinase family hexose kinase, with product MILTVTLNTALDLTYRVPALTPHASHRVTQVIERPGGKGLNVARVLAALGYETVATGFAGGATGATLRDLLASTPVRDELVETTGPTRRTVAVVDTASGDTTQLNEPGPNVTAAEWAAFRTRFTELLDGARAVALCGSLPPGIHVGAYAELVRLARAAGVPVLLDTSGEPLRRGIAARPDLVKPNAEELAQLTGSREPHRATRDARRRGAHAVISSLGPEGMLAATPEGLWRAAPPAAVRGNPTGAGDSAVAGLLSGLVDEAPWPDRLTRAVALSAATVLSPVAGEYDPTAYEELLTRVKVTEHPFSP from the coding sequence TTGATCCTCACGGTCACCCTCAACACGGCACTGGACCTGACCTACCGGGTCCCCGCCCTCACCCCGCACGCCTCCCACCGCGTCACCCAGGTCATCGAGCGGCCGGGCGGCAAGGGACTCAACGTCGCCCGCGTCCTCGCCGCCCTCGGGTACGAGACGGTCGCCACCGGCTTCGCGGGCGGCGCGACGGGCGCGACGCTGCGGGACCTGCTCGCGTCGACGCCGGTCCGCGACGAGCTCGTCGAGACCACAGGACCCACCCGCCGCACGGTCGCCGTCGTCGACACCGCGAGCGGGGACACCACCCAGCTCAACGAACCCGGCCCGAACGTCACCGCCGCGGAATGGGCCGCCTTCCGCACCCGCTTCACGGAGCTCCTCGACGGAGCCCGGGCGGTCGCCCTCTGCGGCAGCCTCCCGCCGGGCATCCATGTCGGCGCGTACGCGGAACTCGTCCGCCTCGCCCGGGCGGCCGGCGTCCCCGTCCTCCTGGACACCAGCGGCGAACCCCTCCGCCGGGGCATCGCCGCCCGCCCCGACCTCGTCAAGCCGAACGCCGAGGAACTCGCCCAGCTCACCGGCTCCCGCGAACCCCACCGGGCCACCCGCGACGCCCGCCGCCGCGGCGCCCACGCGGTGATCTCCTCCCTCGGCCCCGAGGGCATGCTCGCCGCCACCCCGGAGGGCCTGTGGCGCGCGGCCCCGCCGGCCGCGGTGCGGGGCAACCCCACGGGCGCCGGCGACTCCGCCGTCGCCGGCCTCCTCTCGGGCCTGGTCGACGAGGCCCCCTGGCCCGACCGCCTCACCCGCGCGGTCGCCCTCTCGGCGGCCACGGTCCTCTCCCCGGTCGCCGGTGAGTACGACCCCACGGCGTACGAGGAACTGCTGACGCGGGTGAAGGTGACGGAGCACCCGTTCTCCCCGTAA
- the nagA gene encoding N-acetylglucosamine-6-phosphate deacetylase produces the protein MADHKVLAGAHVVLPTGTVENGRVIVDGDRIAGSSPENAPTIDLTGHWLVPGFVDMHNHGGGGASFTSGTVDEVLKGVHTHRLHGTTTVVASFVTGDMDFLGRRAGLLSELAEQGEIAGLHFEGPFISPCRKGAHDETLLRDPDPAEVRKLIDAARGQAKMVTLATELPGGLDSVRLLTEHGVIAAIGHTDATYEQTQAAIDAGATVATHLYNAMPALGHRSPGPIAALLEDERITVELINDGTHLHPAALELAFHHAGPERVAFITDAMDAAGFGDGRYMLGPLAVDVKDSVARLVEGGSIAGSTLTLDRAFQRAATIDGLPVESVVQAISANPARLLGVYDRVGSLEPGKDADIVVLDAEFHLKGVMRKGEWIVDPTADKAA, from the coding sequence ATGGCCGATCACAAGGTTCTCGCCGGCGCGCACGTCGTGCTGCCCACCGGAACGGTCGAGAACGGACGCGTGATCGTCGACGGCGACCGCATCGCGGGCTCCTCCCCCGAGAACGCCCCCACCATCGACCTCACCGGCCACTGGCTCGTCCCCGGCTTCGTCGACATGCACAACCACGGCGGCGGCGGCGCGTCCTTCACCTCCGGCACCGTCGACGAGGTCCTCAAGGGCGTCCACACCCACCGCCTGCACGGCACCACCACCGTCGTCGCCTCCTTCGTCACCGGCGACATGGACTTCCTCGGCCGGCGCGCGGGCCTGCTCTCCGAGCTCGCCGAGCAGGGCGAGATCGCCGGCCTCCACTTCGAGGGCCCGTTCATCTCCCCCTGCCGCAAGGGCGCCCACGACGAGACGCTGCTCCGCGACCCCGACCCCGCCGAGGTCCGCAAGCTGATCGACGCCGCCCGCGGCCAGGCCAAGATGGTCACCCTCGCCACCGAGCTGCCCGGCGGCCTCGACTCCGTCCGCCTGCTCACCGAGCACGGAGTGATCGCCGCCATCGGCCACACCGACGCCACGTACGAGCAGACGCAGGCGGCCATCGACGCGGGCGCCACCGTCGCCACCCACCTCTACAACGCGATGCCCGCGCTCGGCCACCGCTCCCCCGGCCCGATCGCCGCGCTCCTGGAGGACGAGCGGATCACCGTCGAGCTCATCAACGACGGCACCCACCTCCACCCCGCCGCCCTGGAGCTCGCCTTCCACCACGCGGGGCCCGAGCGCGTCGCCTTCATCACCGACGCCATGGACGCCGCCGGCTTCGGCGACGGCCGCTACATGCTCGGCCCCCTGGCCGTCGACGTGAAGGACAGCGTCGCCCGGCTCGTCGAGGGCGGCTCCATCGCCGGCTCCACCCTCACCCTGGACCGCGCCTTCCAGCGCGCCGCCACCATCGACGGGCTCCCCGTCGAGTCGGTCGTCCAGGCCATCTCCGCCAACCCGGCCCGCCTGCTCGGCGTGTACGACCGGGTGGGCTCCCTGGAACCCGGCAAGGACGCCGACATCGTGGTCCTCGACGCCGAGTTCCACCTGAAGGGCGTCATGCGCAAGGGCGAGTGGATCGTCGACCCGACGGCGGACAAGGCCGCCTGA
- a CDS encoding ROK family protein, producing the protein MRHVIALDVGGTGMKAALVGADGTLLHEARRATGRERGPEAVVETILGFAEDLRALGQERYGEPAAAAGVAVPGIVDAENGIAVYAANLGWRDVPMRELLSRRLDGVPVALGHDVRTGGLAEGRIGAGNGADRFLFVPLGTGIAGAIGIGDRIEAGAHGYAGEIGHIVVRPGGTECGCGQRGCLERYASASAVSLAWAEAGGDPEADAADCAKAVESGDPTAVRVWQEAVDALADGLVTALTLLDPRTLIIGGGLAEAGETLFTPLRAAVEERVTFQKLPAIVPAALGDTAGCLGAGLLAWDLLSLDSEVSA; encoded by the coding sequence GTGAGACACGTCATCGCCCTGGATGTGGGCGGCACCGGTATGAAGGCCGCCCTCGTCGGGGCGGACGGCACCCTGCTGCACGAGGCCCGCCGCGCCACCGGGCGCGAACGCGGCCCCGAGGCCGTGGTGGAGACGATCCTCGGCTTCGCCGAAGACCTCCGCGCCCTCGGCCAGGAGCGCTACGGAGAGCCCGCCGCCGCGGCCGGAGTCGCCGTCCCCGGCATCGTCGACGCCGAGAACGGCATCGCCGTCTACGCCGCCAACCTCGGCTGGCGCGACGTTCCCATGCGCGAACTCCTCAGCCGCCGGCTCGACGGCGTCCCCGTCGCCCTCGGCCACGACGTCCGCACCGGCGGCCTCGCCGAAGGCCGGATCGGCGCGGGCAACGGCGCCGACCGCTTCCTCTTCGTGCCCCTCGGCACCGGCATCGCCGGAGCCATCGGCATCGGCGACCGCATCGAGGCCGGCGCCCACGGCTACGCCGGCGAGATCGGCCACATCGTCGTCCGCCCCGGCGGCACCGAATGCGGCTGCGGCCAGCGCGGCTGCCTGGAGCGGTACGCCTCCGCCTCCGCCGTCTCCCTCGCCTGGGCCGAGGCCGGCGGCGACCCGGAGGCGGACGCCGCCGACTGCGCCAAGGCCGTCGAGTCCGGCGACCCCACGGCCGTACGGGTCTGGCAGGAGGCCGTCGACGCCCTCGCCGACGGGCTCGTCACCGCGCTCACCCTCCTCGACCCCCGCACGCTCATCATCGGTGGCGGTCTCGCCGAGGCCGGGGAAACCTTGTTCACACCCCTCCGGGCCGCCGTGGAGGAACGCGTCACGTTCCAGAAGCTGCCCGCCATCGTCCCGGCGGCCCTCGGGGACACCGCCGGATGCCTGGGCGCGGGCCTCCTCGCCTGGGACCTTCTCTCCCTCGACTCGGAGGTTTCCGCCTGA
- a CDS encoding extracellular solute-binding protein, translated as MDEAVERRRFLGLTAAAAALGLATTVAGCGTLGGDSGDVTLKLVAADYDLTGGDTTKKYWADLVAAFEAKHPGVKVEVQVLSWDDVDRKVAEMVKAGQAPDIAQIGAYADYAAAGQLYAADELLSIPVQANFQGSLAAAGEYKRTQYGMPFVASTRPLFYNKALFREAGAKAPTTWDELVEAAEKLKAKGVTTPFALPLGPEEAQAEALMWLLSGGGGWTDATDRYAVDSEANVRTFEWLRSNLVGKDLTGPVAPGRLNRKAAFAAFANGEVGMLNGHPSLLKEAAKKGVQVGQVPLPGAEGTPKTSMGVADWIMGFRQNGHHKEIGDFLNFVFSDENVLKFAGDNDLLPVTVTASTRMETDPAHANLRVFLEVLPDSQLPPVGKTSWAKVSENVKQNIGKAVAPGGRPADVLGRIGREATALENAE; from the coding sequence GTGGATGAAGCCGTGGAGCGGCGACGATTCCTTGGACTGACCGCGGCCGCCGCCGCCCTCGGACTGGCCACGACGGTCGCCGGCTGCGGCACCCTCGGCGGTGACTCCGGCGACGTGACCCTGAAGCTGGTCGCCGCCGACTACGACCTCACGGGTGGCGACACCACCAAGAAGTACTGGGCCGACCTCGTCGCCGCCTTCGAGGCGAAGCACCCCGGGGTCAAGGTCGAGGTCCAGGTCCTGTCCTGGGACGACGTCGACCGCAAGGTCGCCGAGATGGTCAAGGCCGGCCAGGCCCCCGACATCGCGCAGATCGGCGCCTACGCCGACTACGCGGCCGCCGGACAGCTCTACGCCGCCGACGAGCTCCTCTCCATCCCCGTCCAGGCCAACTTCCAGGGCTCGCTCGCCGCCGCCGGCGAGTACAAGCGCACCCAGTACGGCATGCCGTTCGTCGCCTCCACCCGGCCGCTCTTCTACAACAAGGCCCTCTTCCGCGAGGCCGGCGCCAAGGCCCCCACCACCTGGGACGAGCTCGTCGAGGCCGCCGAGAAGCTCAAGGCCAAGGGCGTCACCACCCCCTTCGCCCTGCCGCTCGGCCCCGAGGAGGCCCAGGCCGAGGCCCTCATGTGGCTGCTCAGCGGCGGCGGCGGCTGGACCGACGCGACCGACCGCTACGCCGTCGACTCCGAGGCCAACGTCCGCACCTTCGAGTGGCTCCGCAGCAACCTGGTCGGCAAGGACCTCACCGGCCCGGTCGCCCCCGGCAGGCTCAACCGCAAGGCCGCCTTCGCCGCCTTCGCGAACGGCGAGGTCGGCATGCTCAACGGCCACCCCTCGCTCCTCAAGGAGGCCGCGAAGAAGGGCGTCCAGGTCGGCCAGGTCCCCCTGCCCGGCGCCGAAGGCACGCCCAAGACCTCCATGGGCGTCGCCGACTGGATCATGGGCTTCAGGCAGAACGGCCACCACAAGGAGATCGGGGACTTCCTCAACTTCGTCTTCAGCGACGAGAACGTCCTGAAGTTCGCCGGGGACAACGATCTGCTGCCGGTCACCGTCACCGCCTCCACCCGTATGGAGACCGACCCCGCCCACGCCAACCTGCGCGTCTTCCTCGAAGTCCTGCCCGACTCCCAGCTCCCGCCGGTCGGCAAGACCTCCTGGGCCAAGGTCAGCGAGAACGTCAAGCAGAACATCGGCAAGGCCGTCGCCCCCGGCGGCAGGCCGGCCGACGTCCTCGGCCGGATCGGCCGGGAGGCGACCGCGCTGGAGAACGCCGAGTAG
- a CDS encoding DUF3263 domain-containing protein, whose amino-acid sequence MTIGEGTDDEAGLGEREQALLAVERRSWPGPGAKERAVRERLGLSPTRYYQLLNALLDDPRALAHDPVTVNRLRRVREEKQRRREG is encoded by the coding sequence ATGACCATCGGCGAGGGAACAGACGACGAGGCCGGGCTCGGGGAGCGCGAGCAGGCGCTCCTCGCCGTCGAGCGCCGCTCCTGGCCCGGTCCCGGTGCCAAGGAGCGGGCCGTCCGCGAGCGGCTCGGGCTCTCCCCGACCCGCTACTACCAGCTCCTCAACGCCCTCCTCGACGACCCGCGCGCCCTCGCCCACGACCCCGTCACGGTCAACCGGCTGCGCCGGGTCCGCGAGGAGAAGCAGCGCCGCCGCGAAGGGTGA
- the otsB gene encoding trehalose-phosphatase → MVSSLPHPTFPKLSTLFEQGRPHSAGRDGLAALLARPEKAVVALDFDGTLAEIVPDPEQARAHPGAVPALAALAPQVASIAVVTGRPAGVAVRYGGFAGVPGLEHLVVLGHYGAERWDAVTGTVRAAAPHPGVASVRAELPGFLDRAGAWPGVWIEEKGRAVAVHTRRALEPESAFEALKGPLGDLAVAHGLVLEPGRMVLELRPPGMDKGVALAEYVREVGAGSVLYAGDDLGDLPAFAAVEKLRSDGTPGVLVCSGSTEVPELAGRADLSVAGPPGVVEFLAELARAVREA, encoded by the coding sequence ATGGTCAGCAGCCTCCCGCACCCGACCTTCCCCAAACTCTCAACCCTGTTCGAGCAGGGGAGACCCCATTCCGCCGGCCGCGACGGCCTGGCCGCGCTTCTCGCGCGGCCCGAGAAGGCCGTCGTCGCCCTCGACTTCGACGGCACCCTCGCCGAGATCGTCCCCGACCCCGAGCAGGCCCGCGCCCACCCGGGTGCCGTGCCCGCCCTCGCCGCCCTCGCCCCCCAGGTCGCCTCGATCGCCGTCGTGACCGGCCGCCCCGCGGGGGTCGCCGTCCGTTACGGCGGCTTCGCCGGCGTCCCCGGTCTTGAGCACCTCGTCGTCCTCGGCCACTACGGCGCCGAACGCTGGGACGCCGTCACCGGCACCGTGCGGGCCGCCGCCCCGCACCCGGGCGTCGCCTCCGTCCGCGCCGAGCTCCCCGGCTTCCTCGACCGGGCCGGTGCCTGGCCGGGCGTGTGGATCGAGGAGAAGGGCCGCGCGGTCGCCGTCCACACCCGCCGCGCCCTCGAACCCGAGAGCGCCTTCGAGGCCCTCAAGGGCCCGCTCGGCGACCTGGCCGTCGCCCACGGTCTCGTCCTGGAGCCGGGCCGCATGGTCCTGGAGCTGCGGCCCCCGGGCATGGACAAGGGCGTCGCCCTTGCGGAGTACGTACGGGAGGTGGGCGCCGGGTCCGTGCTCTACGCGGGTGACGACCTGGGCGACCTGCCGGCCTTCGCGGCGGTCGAGAAGCTCCGCTCCGACGGCACTCCGGGCGTCCTGGTGTGCAGCGGCTCCACGGAGGTCCCGGAGCTGGCCGGCCGCGCGGACCTCTCGGTGGCGGGCCCGCCGGGCGTGGTGGAGTTCCTGGCGGAACTGGCGCGGGCGGTGCGGGAGGCCTGA
- a CDS encoding immune inhibitor A domain-containing protein: MKKIVVGMTLGSALTALLAAGLTPAAAQEARDVAPAGANAHRTDDRPGPLTKQRTKLREQAIDLVAKGKAKANGKGVVEVAPGKFAETKTTTATRQEKIFTILSEFGDQGSGKLGTVPGPLHNRIPRPDRSTDNSNAWTADFSKAHYEELFNGSGESMKTFYEGLSSGQYSVTNTVEDWVKVPGNASTYGDNAVEDTGGSWAFIQDTGDAWWNARLAAGESPAEIDAYLAQFDVWDRNDWDHDGNFDEPDGYIDHFQAVHAGMGEDAGGGAQGEDAIWSHRWYVNGDDYGLTGPAVSGAQNKQGGARIGQSRYWLGDYTTEGENGGLGVFCHEFGHDLGLPDFYDTDGGENSTAFWTLMSSGSWLGHGAAANEGIGTHPGLMGAEEKLFLGWLDHADAPLGATGSYTLSPAALQVAGKEQAVRVALPDKTSSTTYATPTSGTHAWWTGSADGLNQSLTRSVPAAPRVTVKASAWYEIEADFDYLFAEYSLDDGATWARAGTSVSGSSGGKWTTLRFTYDSAGKPSLFRFRYQSDGGVHFAGAFLDDITLTSGGTNLASDDVEQGVGGWTAQGRWKISTGTETATSPRFYLVENREYVGSDALLAQGPYQFSKGITAPDWVEFFKFQNGMLVWYVDRSFDDNNVSNHPGGGSAMAVDARPAPFRYADGTAPSNRRQPFDATFGLEATDATCLHKEVLVGKGGNKTVETLAACAPSVPGIPVFDDTDPNAYYDTTAPQASVKVAGHGVRVTVTGDAGDDLTISVANPAAH; encoded by the coding sequence GTGAAGAAGATTGTCGTGGGCATGACCCTCGGGTCGGCGCTCACCGCACTCCTCGCCGCGGGGCTCACCCCCGCCGCCGCGCAGGAAGCCCGGGACGTCGCACCGGCGGGCGCGAACGCGCACCGGACCGACGACCGGCCCGGACCTCTCACGAAGCAGCGCACCAAGCTGCGCGAGCAGGCGATCGACCTGGTCGCCAAGGGCAAGGCCAAGGCGAACGGCAAGGGCGTCGTCGAGGTCGCGCCCGGCAAGTTCGCCGAGACGAAGACCACCACCGCCACCCGCCAGGAGAAGATCTTCACGATCCTCTCCGAGTTCGGCGACCAGGGCTCCGGCAAGCTCGGCACCGTCCCCGGCCCGCTGCACAACCGGATACCCCGGCCGGACCGCAGCACCGACAACTCCAACGCCTGGACCGCGGACTTCTCCAAGGCCCACTACGAGGAACTCTTCAACGGCTCCGGCGAGTCCATGAAGACCTTCTACGAGGGCCTGTCCAGCGGCCAGTACTCGGTGACCAACACCGTCGAGGACTGGGTCAAGGTCCCCGGCAACGCCTCCACCTACGGCGACAACGCCGTCGAGGACACGGGCGGCTCCTGGGCCTTCATCCAGGACACCGGCGACGCCTGGTGGAACGCCCGGCTCGCGGCCGGCGAGTCGCCCGCCGAGATCGACGCGTACCTCGCCCAGTTCGACGTCTGGGACCGCAACGACTGGGACCACGACGGCAACTTCGACGAGCCCGACGGCTACATCGACCACTTCCAGGCCGTGCACGCCGGCATGGGCGAGGACGCCGGCGGCGGCGCGCAGGGCGAGGACGCCATCTGGTCCCACCGCTGGTACGTGAACGGCGACGACTACGGCCTCACCGGCCCCGCCGTCTCCGGCGCCCAGAACAAGCAGGGCGGCGCCCGCATCGGCCAGTCCAGGTACTGGCTCGGCGACTACACCACCGAGGGCGAGAACGGCGGACTCGGCGTCTTCTGCCACGAGTTCGGCCACGACCTCGGCCTGCCGGACTTCTACGACACCGACGGCGGCGAGAACTCCACCGCCTTCTGGACCCTCATGAGCTCCGGCTCCTGGCTCGGCCACGGCGCCGCCGCCAACGAGGGCATCGGCACCCATCCGGGCCTCATGGGCGCCGAGGAGAAGCTCTTCCTCGGCTGGCTGGACCACGCCGACGCGCCGCTCGGCGCCACCGGCTCGTACACCCTGAGCCCGGCCGCGCTCCAGGTCGCCGGCAAGGAGCAGGCCGTCCGCGTCGCGCTCCCGGACAAGACGAGCAGCACCACCTACGCCACGCCCACCTCGGGCACGCACGCCTGGTGGACCGGCTCGGCCGACGGCCTCAACCAGTCCCTCACCCGCTCCGTGCCGGCCGCGCCGCGCGTCACGGTCAAGGCGAGCGCCTGGTACGAGATCGAGGCCGACTTCGACTACCTCTTCGCCGAGTACTCCCTCGACGACGGCGCCACCTGGGCCCGCGCGGGCACGTCCGTCTCCGGCTCCTCCGGCGGCAAGTGGACGACGCTGCGGTTCACGTACGACTCCGCCGGCAAGCCGTCCCTCTTCCGGTTCCGCTACCAGAGCGACGGCGGCGTGCACTTCGCCGGCGCGTTCCTGGACGACATCACGCTGACCTCCGGCGGGACGAACCTGGCGTCGGACGACGTCGAGCAGGGCGTCGGCGGCTGGACCGCGCAGGGCCGCTGGAAGATCTCCACCGGCACCGAGACGGCCACCTCCCCGCGGTTCTACCTCGTGGAGAACCGCGAGTACGTCGGCTCCGACGCGCTCCTCGCCCAGGGCCCGTACCAGTTCAGCAAGGGCATCACGGCGCCCGACTGGGTCGAGTTCTTCAAGTTCCAGAACGGCATGCTGGTCTGGTACGTCGACCGCTCCTTCGACGACAACAACGTCAGCAACCACCCCGGTGGCGGCTCGGCGATGGCCGTCGACGCCCGCCCGGCCCCGTTCCGGTACGCCGACGGGACCGCGCCCAGCAACCGGCGCCAGCCCTTCGACGCGACCTTCGGCCTCGAGGCCACCGACGCGACCTGCCTCCACAAGGAGGTCCTGGTGGGCAAGGGCGGCAACAAGACGGTCGAGACGCTGGCGGCCTGCGCCCCCTCCGTCCCGGGCATCCCGGTCTTCGACGACACCGACCCGAACGCGTACTACGACACGACGGCCCCGCAGGCCAGCGTGAAGGTCGCCGGCCACGGCGTGCGCGTCACGGTCACCGGTGACGCCGGCGACGACCTGACGATCAGCGTCGCCAACCCGGCCGCGCACTGA